One part of the Verrucomicrobiota bacterium genome encodes these proteins:
- a CDS encoding prevent-host-death protein produces the protein MKTATVADLRNNFRRVSAWIEHGETVKILKRGRAFAQLTAIPVAETGGTLVKPDIMAQLKEVWGERILSMEEVKAMRDDELADDLG, from the coding sequence ATGAAAACCGCTACCGTTGCTGATCTCAGAAATAACTTTCGGCGTGTCTCTGCTTGGATAGAGCATGGAGAAACGGTGAAAATCCTCAAACGCGGCCGTGCTTTTGCTCAACTTACAGCCATCCCTGTGGCGGAGACTGGCGGCACCCTTGTGAAGCCCGATATCATGGCCCAACTCAAGGAAGTGTGGGGTGAGCGCATATTGTCGATGGAGGAGGTCAAAGCGATGCGAGATGACGAATTGGCGGACGATTTAGGATGA